A single region of the Solwaraspora sp. WMMD406 genome encodes:
- a CDS encoding CBS domain-containing protein, which yields MTTATRVYIARLAGLAVFDPNGDQVGRIRDAVVRLRTTNRPPQVVGLVAEMPMRRRIFLPMGRVTAIDPESVLLSTGTLNLRRFEKRPNELLVLEDLLDRRVRVDPGDRPGTVVDVAMEANRNGEWSLSRVAVREITGRLTRRGQVHQLDWHRVRDLIVLPDTQGTAGLLAVLDQMRAADLANALQDLPDSRRHEIAAALEDERLADVLEELPESDQVAILTALDRERAADVLEEMDPDDAADLLAELPPPEQDVLLDLMQPDEADSVRQLLQYQAGTAGSVMTSEPVILTPDATVAEALARIRQPQLPPAVAAQVYVARAPMATPTGKYLGVVHFQRLLREPPAQLLGGVLDNGVDPLQPETPLLEITRRMATYDLVAMPVVDAAYRLVGAVTVDDVLDQSLPPDWRDRDSALGNGRSAGNGNMTSNGNMTSNGNITGDGDRNADG from the coding sequence GTGACGACGGCGACCAGGGTGTACATCGCCCGGCTCGCCGGGCTCGCCGTCTTCGACCCCAACGGCGACCAGGTCGGGCGGATTCGCGACGCGGTGGTACGGCTGCGTACGACCAACCGCCCGCCCCAGGTGGTTGGACTGGTCGCGGAGATGCCGATGCGCCGGCGGATCTTCCTACCCATGGGCCGGGTGACCGCGATCGATCCGGAGTCGGTGCTGCTGAGTACCGGCACCCTCAACCTGCGACGTTTCGAGAAACGGCCCAACGAACTACTGGTCCTCGAAGACCTGCTGGATCGCCGGGTCCGGGTCGATCCGGGCGATCGACCCGGCACCGTGGTCGACGTCGCGATGGAAGCCAACCGCAACGGCGAGTGGTCGTTGTCGCGGGTGGCAGTACGGGAGATCACCGGGCGGCTGACCCGACGCGGTCAGGTGCATCAGCTCGACTGGCACCGGGTCCGGGATCTGATCGTCCTGCCGGACACGCAGGGCACCGCCGGGCTGCTCGCCGTACTCGATCAGATGCGGGCGGCGGACCTCGCCAACGCGTTGCAGGATCTGCCGGACAGCCGCCGGCACGAGATCGCCGCAGCGCTGGAGGACGAGCGTCTCGCCGACGTGTTGGAGGAGCTCCCCGAGAGCGATCAGGTGGCGATCCTCACCGCGCTCGACCGGGAACGCGCCGCCGACGTGTTGGAGGAGATGGATCCGGACGACGCCGCCGACCTGCTGGCCGAGTTGCCGCCGCCGGAACAGGACGTGCTGCTCGACCTGATGCAGCCCGACGAGGCGGACTCGGTCCGTCAACTCCTGCAGTACCAGGCGGGTACGGCCGGCAGCGTGATGACCTCGGAGCCGGTGATCCTCACCCCGGACGCCACCGTGGCCGAGGCGCTGGCCCGGATCCGGCAACCGCAGTTGCCACCGGCGGTCGCCGCCCAGGTCTACGTGGCCCGTGCGCCGATGGCGACACCCACCGGGAAGTACCTCGGGGTGGTGCACTTCCAGCGGCTGCTCCGCGAGCCGCCGGCGCAGCTGCTCGGCGGCGTGTTGGACAACGGCGTCGATCCGCTGCAGCCCGAGACACCCCTGCTGGAAATCACCCGCCGGATGGCAACCTACGACCTGGTGGCGATGCCGGTGGTCGACGCGGCGTACCGGCTGGTGGGGGCGGTGACGGTGGACGACGTGTTGGACCAGTCGCTGCCTCCGGACTGGCGGGATCGGGACAGCGCCCTCGGCAACGGCAGATCCGCAGGGAACGGGAACATGACAAGCAACGGGAACATGACAAGCAACGGGAACATCACCGGCGACGGAGACCGGAACGCCGATGGCTGA
- a CDS encoding PhzF family phenazine biosynthesis protein codes for MTSLGYEIVDVFTDRPFAGNPLAVVFGAEHLASDQLQAIAREFNLSETVFLLPPRDVTADYRVRIFTPLQELPFAGHPSIGAAVTAARRGLLTGDEVVQECGAGLLPVRLTEPGYAILAGGQPTLGDPVDPTGLLAATGLTAADHTGPAPRVAGCGLEFHYLAVRPAAVSRAVLDWSAAQRAGIEQISVFSWEPDGPVAQARVFCPGAGVGEDPATGSAALGLGVWAVAGGLLPANGQSRYVVRQGSELRRPSTLDCTVTALGGRARTATVGGHVVQIAAGQIAVPPFVG; via the coding sequence ATGACCAGCCTCGGTTACGAGATCGTCGACGTCTTCACCGATCGGCCCTTCGCCGGCAACCCGCTCGCCGTGGTCTTCGGCGCGGAGCACCTCGCCAGCGACCAGTTGCAGGCGATCGCGCGCGAGTTCAACCTCTCCGAGACCGTGTTCCTCCTCCCGCCGCGCGACGTGACCGCCGACTACCGGGTGAGGATCTTCACACCGTTGCAGGAGCTGCCGTTCGCCGGTCACCCGAGTATCGGAGCCGCCGTGACCGCCGCCCGTCGCGGGCTGCTGACCGGCGACGAGGTGGTGCAGGAGTGCGGCGCCGGGTTGCTGCCGGTCCGGCTCACCGAGCCGGGGTACGCGATCCTCGCCGGCGGTCAACCGACGCTCGGTGATCCGGTCGACCCGACCGGACTGCTCGCCGCGACCGGCCTGACGGCGGCGGACCACACCGGTCCTGCGCCCCGCGTCGCCGGCTGCGGGCTGGAGTTCCACTACCTCGCCGTACGGCCGGCGGCGGTGTCGCGCGCGGTGCTCGACTGGTCGGCGGCGCAGCGGGCCGGCATCGAGCAGATTAGTGTCTTCTCCTGGGAGCCGGACGGCCCGGTGGCGCAGGCCCGCGTCTTCTGCCCGGGTGCCGGGGTGGGCGAGGATCCGGCCACCGGGTCGGCCGCGCTCGGACTCGGGGTGTGGGCGGTGGCGGGTGGCCTACTGCCGGCGAACGGTCAGTCCCGGTACGTGGTCCGCCAGGGCTCCGAACTTCGTCGGCCGTCGACGTTGGACTGTACGGTGACCGCGTTGGGTGGCCGGGCCCGGACGGCCACCGTCGGCGGCCACGTGGTCCAGATTGCGGCCGGGCAGATCGCGGTACCGCCCTTCGTCGGCTGA
- a CDS encoding DMT family transporter: MLASGAAAVAVLAVATSAPLIAYAAAPALAIACWRNLLATGAVAPFVLVRRRTELRTLARPEGRRRALWCVLAGLALAAHFGTWMPSAQLTSVATATALVATQPVWQGFIALGQGRRLPALTWIGIAVAVLGAALATGADVGFDARAVAGDLLALAGAVFAAAYTALGEQARRTISTTTYTTICYGVCALVLLVVCLASRTPLTGFTSSTWLAVIGLVVGAQLLGHSMFSYALHKIPATTVSVLILLEVPGAALIAWWWLGQVPRMAALPGLGLLLLGVAIVVLGGTRTRTPSIPPEAGPPEAGLIRTVSKRWRWFRRP, encoded by the coding sequence CTGCTCGCCAGCGGCGCGGCGGCCGTGGCGGTGCTGGCCGTCGCCACCTCCGCACCGTTGATCGCGTACGCCGCCGCACCGGCACTGGCGATCGCCTGCTGGCGAAACCTGCTGGCCACCGGTGCGGTCGCTCCGTTCGTACTGGTCCGACGCCGCACCGAGCTACGGACACTGGCCCGGCCCGAGGGACGACGGCGGGCCCTCTGGTGCGTGCTCGCCGGGCTCGCGCTGGCCGCGCACTTCGGCACCTGGATGCCGAGCGCCCAGCTCACCTCGGTGGCGACCGCCACCGCACTGGTCGCCACCCAGCCGGTCTGGCAGGGCTTCATCGCTCTCGGCCAGGGACGGCGGTTGCCGGCGCTCACCTGGATCGGCATCGCCGTGGCGGTGCTCGGGGCGGCGCTGGCGACCGGCGCGGACGTCGGCTTCGACGCCCGTGCCGTGGCCGGCGACCTGTTGGCGCTGGCCGGTGCGGTCTTCGCGGCGGCCTACACGGCGCTGGGCGAGCAGGCCCGACGAACGATCAGCACCACCACCTACACGACCATCTGCTACGGCGTGTGTGCGCTGGTCCTGCTCGTCGTCTGCCTGGCGAGCCGTACTCCGCTCACCGGGTTCACCAGCTCGACCTGGCTGGCCGTGATCGGTCTGGTGGTCGGAGCACAACTGCTCGGGCACTCGATGTTCAGTTACGCGTTGCACAAGATCCCGGCGACGACCGTCAGCGTGTTGATTCTGCTGGAGGTGCCGGGTGCCGCGCTGATCGCGTGGTGGTGGCTCGGCCAGGTACCCAGGATGGCGGCACTGCCCGGACTCGGTTTGTTGCTGCTCGGCGTCGCCATCGTGGTGCTCGGCGGCACCCGGACCCGCACCCCGTCGATCCCGCCTGAGGCCGGCCCGCCTGAGGCCGGCCTCATCCGGACGGTCAGTAAGCGCTGGCGGTGGTTCCGACGACCATGA
- a CDS encoding DUF1003 domain-containing protein has protein sequence MADQRRTGRLDQPRETSRISLPRYDAEAFGRWAEAIARFMGTARFLVYMTVVVLGWIAWNTLAPAHLRFDPYTFTFLTLMLSVQASYAAPLILLAQNRQADRDRVSLDEDRRRAAMQKADTEYLAREIASLRVAVGEVATRDFLRSELSRLAEELDEQAHRRHKLERRSGKQAKAGDGERRPSASAT, from the coding sequence ATGGCTGACCAGCGCCGTACCGGCCGACTCGACCAACCGCGCGAGACCAGCCGCATCTCACTGCCCCGCTACGACGCCGAGGCGTTCGGCCGGTGGGCCGAGGCGATCGCCCGGTTCATGGGGACCGCCCGCTTCCTGGTCTACATGACCGTGGTGGTGCTCGGCTGGATCGCCTGGAACACCCTCGCTCCGGCCCATCTACGGTTCGACCCGTACACGTTCACCTTCCTCACGCTGATGCTCTCGGTGCAGGCGTCGTACGCCGCGCCGCTGATCCTGCTGGCGCAGAACCGTCAGGCAGACCGGGACCGGGTGTCGTTGGACGAGGATCGGCGTCGGGCCGCGATGCAGAAGGCGGACACCGAGTACCTGGCCCGGGAGATCGCCTCGTTGCGGGTCGCGGTGGGCGAGGTCGCCACCCGCGACTTCCTCCGTTCGGAGCTGAGCAGGTTGGCCGAGGAGCTCGACGAACAGGCGCACCGCCGACACAAGTTGGAACGCCGGTCCGGTAAACAGGCGAAGGCCGGTGACGGGGAGCGGCGACCGTCGGCGAGCGCGACGTAG
- a CDS encoding P-loop NTPase: MSAPTSTVSEAVTAALATVDDPEIRRPITELGMVRAATVDPDGRVRVELLLTVAGCPLKDKLRTDITAAVTAVAGVTGVEIEFGVMSQQQRQSLQSQLRGGNAGAEPVIPFAQPGSRTRVYAVASGKGGVGKSSVTVNLAAALAARGLAVGVIDADIYGHSVPRMLGVDARPTRVEEMIMPPQAHGVKVISIGMFTAGNAAVVWRGPMLHRALQQFLADVYWGDLDVLLLDLPPGTGDVAISLAQLLPNAEILVVTTPQAAAAEVAERAGAIALQTHQRLVGVVENMSWLELPTGERMEIFGTGGGATVAESLTRTIGAQVPLLGQIPLDTRVRETGDSGQPIVLAEPAAPAAKALGAVADRLAVRRESLLGKPLGLRPAGR, from the coding sequence ATGTCCGCGCCTACCAGTACCGTCAGTGAAGCCGTCACCGCAGCCCTGGCGACGGTCGACGATCCGGAGATCCGCCGCCCCATCACCGAACTCGGCATGGTGCGCGCCGCTACGGTCGACCCGGACGGCCGGGTACGGGTGGAGCTGCTGTTGACGGTGGCGGGTTGTCCGCTCAAGGACAAGTTGCGTACCGACATCACCGCTGCGGTCACCGCCGTCGCCGGAGTCACCGGTGTCGAGATCGAGTTCGGCGTGATGAGCCAGCAGCAACGCCAGTCCCTGCAGTCCCAACTGCGGGGCGGCAACGCCGGCGCCGAGCCGGTGATCCCGTTCGCCCAGCCCGGCTCGCGGACCCGGGTGTACGCGGTGGCCAGCGGCAAGGGCGGCGTGGGCAAGTCGAGCGTGACGGTCAACCTGGCCGCCGCGCTGGCGGCGCGGGGACTCGCGGTCGGGGTGATCGACGCGGACATCTACGGCCACTCGGTGCCCCGGATGCTCGGTGTGGACGCCCGTCCGACCCGGGTCGAGGAGATGATCATGCCGCCGCAGGCGCACGGCGTGAAGGTCATCTCGATCGGCATGTTCACCGCCGGCAACGCTGCGGTGGTGTGGCGTGGTCCGATGCTGCACCGGGCGTTGCAACAGTTCCTCGCCGACGTCTACTGGGGCGACCTGGACGTGCTCCTGCTCGACCTGCCGCCGGGCACCGGCGACGTGGCGATCTCGCTGGCCCAGCTGCTCCCCAACGCCGAGATCCTGGTGGTGACCACTCCGCAGGCGGCGGCGGCGGAGGTCGCGGAGCGGGCCGGGGCCATCGCGTTGCAGACCCACCAGCGGCTGGTCGGTGTGGTGGAGAACATGTCCTGGCTGGAGCTGCCGACCGGGGAACGGATGGAAATCTTCGGCACCGGCGGCGGGGCGACCGTCGCCGAGTCGCTCACCCGGACGATCGGTGCACAGGTACCGCTACTCGGACAGATTCCGTTGGACACCCGGGTACGGGAGACCGGCGACAGCGGACAGCCGATCGTGCTCGCTGAGCCGGCGGCGCCAGCGGCGAAGGCGCTCGGCGCGGTGGCCGACCGGCTTGCCGTACGCCGTGAGTCGCTACTCGGCAAGCCACTCGGCCTACGGCCCGCCGGCCGCTGA
- a CDS encoding preprotein translocase subunit TatB: protein MFDNLNWWEIGLILLLALLIFGDRLPQVISDGLRMVRNLRNMARSATSDLSRELGTDIQLEDLHPKAFIRKHLLSEDEEEALRKPLQGVYDDLRKDVGGVREELRDVAAAADLRSSSASVPAVAPQPTPAKSSPAGVGATGATGAAKPDAVDIDAT from the coding sequence ATGTTCGACAACCTCAACTGGTGGGAGATCGGTCTGATCCTGCTGCTCGCCCTGCTCATCTTTGGCGACCGGCTACCGCAGGTGATCTCGGACGGTTTGCGGATGGTGCGCAACCTGCGCAACATGGCCCGTAGCGCCACCAGCGACCTCAGCCGGGAACTCGGCACCGACATCCAGCTCGAAGACCTGCACCCCAAGGCGTTCATCCGCAAGCATCTGCTCAGCGAGGACGAGGAGGAGGCGCTGCGCAAGCCACTCCAAGGGGTCTACGACGATCTGCGCAAGGACGTCGGCGGCGTCCGGGAGGAACTGCGCGACGTGGCGGCAGCCGCCGATCTGCGTTCTTCCAGCGCCTCGGTGCCGGCGGTCGCGCCGCAGCCGACCCCGGCGAAGAGCTCGCCGGCGGGCGTCGGTGCGACGGGTGCGACCGGCGCGGCCAAGCCGGACGCGGTCGACATCGACGCGACCTGA